From Homalodisca vitripennis isolate AUS2020 chromosome 1, UT_GWSS_2.1, whole genome shotgun sequence, the proteins below share one genomic window:
- the LOC124359328 gene encoding uncharacterized protein LOC124359328 isoform X1 has translation MFDVLPTELVEEILLYSSVTDILSVFSAFNKKYNYLSDYFWKQICLKEDFTKAYDTQEWSECFHNGMNKKLGYYVHLQDVPAGILEHVYLRTIIIHDINKCKNKYIVYYVTDNNTFIIIKEITSNNGILFRDEFIIVQNKQNVSIYKCNCSSEVNSYEHYKTLPDNINDIFGICTQYCAAYNHDQKVFNLYKFCDGTTQTVPLPSDVKFLINKFFNPGKFAISFVSLNEGYRVRVFDISTCSWTLDLMCFSSTGITNDPNIWFGTNFIGCCDVSYRLRGIYFGPFKVWNKKGKLLFQTDIEPSHKNYLRCFFTDDNILLTTSDSTINIFNSNGKWISQFHLGVTFSDIKLTSGHLCLVLIEGKETADVYDWSLCYNLYTIKLAKQRNKALCGDVLYCPINSENKTYEVIKFC, from the coding sequence ATGTTCGATGTCCTCCCTACAGAATTGGTGGAAGAAATTCTTCTATACTCAAGTGTTACAGACATACTTTCAGTTTTTTCTGcgtttaataaaaagtataattaccTTTCAGATTACTTTTGGAAACAAATCTGTCTCAAAGAGGATTTTACTAAGGCTTATGATACTCAAGAATGGTCAGAGTGTTTTCACAATGGGATGAACAAAAAGCTTGGCTATTACGTTCACTTACAAGATGTTCCGGCTGGAATATTAGAACACGTTTATCTCAGAACAATAATAATTCATGATATAaacaagtgtaaaaataaatacattgtctATTATGTAACGGATAACAATACGttcattataataaaagaaataaccaGCAACAATGGTATATTGTTTAGAGATGAATTCATCATTGTTCAAAATAAGCAGAATGTCTCAATTTATAAATGCAATTGTAGTTCTGAAGTAAATAGCTATGAACATTATAAAACACTTCCTGACAACATCAATGACATATTTGGAATATGTACTCAATATTGTGCTGCTTACAATCATGaccaaaaagtgtttaatttgtataaattctgTGACGGCACCACACAAACCGTTCCTTTACcgagtgatgttaaatttttgataaataaattttttaatcccGGAAAGTTTGCCAtctcttttgtttctttaaacgAAGGATACAGGGTCCGGGTTTTTGATATCAGTACTTGTAGCTGGACACTCGATTTGATGTGTTTTAGTAGTACTGGCATTACCAATGATCCTAACATATGGTTTGGGACCAACTTCATTGGCTGTTGTGACGTGTCCTACCGCCTACGAGGAATCTATTTTGGACCATTCAAAGTGTGGAATAAGAAAGGTAAATTGCTATTTCAGACTGATATCGAACCGTCCCACAAAAATTACCTCAGGTGTTTCTTTACTGACGACAATATTCTTCTTACTACATCAGAtagtacaattaatatttttaattccaatggAAAGTGGATTTCACAATTTCATTTAGGTGTTACTTTCAGTGACATTAAACTCACTTCAGGACATTTATGCCTTGTGTTAATAGAAGGAAAAGAAACAGCAGACGTATATGATTGGAGCTTGTGTTATaacttatatacaataaaattagctAAACAGCGTAATAAGGCATTATGTGGTGATGTTCTATACTGCCCTATCAacagtgaaaataaaacttatgaagtTATAAAGTTCTGTTAG